CAGCAGGATGTTCGACTTGGCGAGCTCGACCTCGGCGCCGCTCTTGGCACCGTGATTGAGCCGCTTGTAATGGTTGTGCACCGCGACCGAGAGCACGCGCTTGGCGCGGCTCTGTCCGATCACGTAATCGTCGAGCACCTTGCAGATTTCCGCCGGCGTCGGAACGCCATCGCGGGTCTTCACCAGCGCGGACTTGGATTCCTCGCGGATGATGTCGTTGCACAGCTCGACGCACTCGTCGCAGATAAAGACGGTCGGCCCCGCGATGAGCTTGCGCACCTCATGCTGGCTCTTGCCGCAAAAGCTGCAGTAGAGGGTGCTCTTGCCGTCCCCGCCTTGAAGCTTAGTCATAATCTTCCTTGTCTGCCGTCCGCTCGCACGGCCGGAGCGGGCAGCCTAGCCCGCATATGTCGCACATTCAAACTCTCCGAAGCCTTAACGCGTTGCATGGGTTCGGGAGCGGTATGGATCGAATATGGCCCTGAGAATGCTGGCCGACAAGGTTCGAACGCGCCTTCCTAGGCGAGGCGGACGAGCACCAGGGTCAGATTGTCGGGCGCGCCGCGCCGAAGCGCGGTCCAGACGATGCCGTCGGCGATCTCGTTGAGGGACGGCGTGTCGGCCAGCGCGGCGGCAATTTCCTCGTCGGCCATGAGCCGCGTGACCCCGTCGCTGGCGAGGAGGAAGAGGTCTCCGGGCGCGGCATCGGCCTGCATGCAGTCGACCCGGAGTCGTTCGGCCGCGCCCACGGCGCGCGTGATGACATTGCCATTGGGATGGTCATCGATCCGCTCGGGATCGATCATCCCGGCATCGAGCAATTCCTGCACCAGGCTATGGTCGCGGGTGAGGCGCTGGAGGTCGCGCCCGCGCAGGCGATAGGCGCGGCTGTCCCCGGCCCAGAAACTCGTCGCCTGCCCGTGCTCGATCAGCAGCCCCGCGACGGTACTGCCGATGGTCCGCTTCCCCTCCCCCTCATGGGCCAGCGCGACGAGGTCGGCGTTCACCTGCTCGAGCGTCTCGACGATGGTGGCGGGCGTGATCGCCTTGAGCAGGCCCAGCGCCTCGACGATCCGGGCGCTCGCCACCTCGCCCGCCTCGTGACCGCCCATGCCGTCGGCGACCGCGAACAGGCCCACTTCGGGACGGGCGAGATAATTGTCCTCGTTGATGGGGCGCTTCAGGCCGACATGGGTCCTGCTCACGCTTTCGAACCGCATCGCCACGTCCCCCTCCGCCAGCCGCGTCACACTAGCATTAATGGCGATATTATGCGATTTGTTAATCTTAGCGAGAGGTCGGGGGGCAGCCGTGAACAAGGCGTACAGCACCAAGGCCCTGCCGGCCGGGACCGTTCTTCGCGAATGGCGCCTAGAAGAAGTGCTCGGGGTCGGCGGGTTCGGGATCGTCTACAAGGGCCGCGGGATCTACTTCAACGAGCTCGTCGCGATTAAGGAATATTTCCCCAGCTCGATCAGCGAGCGCGACGCCGAGGCGACCGTCGTCCCGATCGATTCCGATGCCGAGGAAGTCCATGCGCTCGGCCTCAAGAAGTTCGTCGAGGAGGCGAAGCTCCTCTGGAACCTCTCCACGCCTTCGCGCCACCCGAACATCGTCAGCGTCCGCAGCCTCTTCGAGATCCACGGCACCGCCTACATGGTGATGGACTTCGAGGACGGCATGTCCTTGTCGCGGCTGATCAAGCAGGGCCAGAAGTGGAACGAGCGGAGCCTGCTCGCGATCATCCGCCCCGT
This genomic window from Sphingomonas rosea contains:
- a CDS encoding PP2C family protein-serine/threonine phosphatase, which translates into the protein MSRTHVGLKRPINEDNYLARPEVGLFAVADGMGGHEAGEVASARIVEALGLLKAITPATIVETLEQVNADLVALAHEGEGKRTIGSTVAGLLIEHGQATSFWAGDSRAYRLRGRDLQRLTRDHSLVQELLDAGMIDPERIDDHPNGNVITRAVGAAERLRVDCMQADAAPGDLFLLASDGVTRLMADEEIAAALADTPSLNEIADGIVWTALRRGAPDNLTLVLVRLA